Genomic window (uncultured Hyphomonas sp.):
CCGAAGGCTATCGCCCTGAAGGCGAGAAGGAAGCCCTTCAGGCGCGCGATCCGATCAAGATCTATCGCGCCCGCCTTGAAAATCAGGGCACATCACCTGCAGACCTCGACGCGATTGAAGAGGCGGCCAGGCAACGTGTCGCCGCCGCTTTCGAGCACGCTCGGCAGTCTCCTGCGCCCGCGCCGGAAGATGCCTTCACAACTGTCTTTGCGTGAGGAGCCACAGCGATGGAAAAGAAACGTAAACTGACGATTGCGAAAGCCATGTCTGAAGCCATCGCCCTGGAAATGCGAGCCAGTTCGGATGTGCTGGTCATGGGCGAGGATATTGCCAAACTTGGGGGTGTGTTCGGGAACACGCAGGGCCTGCTGGATGAATTTGGCCCTGATCGTGTGCGCGACACGCCGATCTCGGAGACTGCATTCATCGGTACGGCGGTCGGAATGGCTGCGGCAGGCATGAAACCCGTCGTCGAACTGATGTTCGTTGATTTCTTTGGCGTGTGCATGGATGCGATTTACAATCTGGCCGCCAAGCAAAGCTATTTTTCGGGCGGCAACGTCACATGTCCGATGGTGCTGATGACGTCTGTTGGTGGGGGCTATGGAGACGCCGGCCAGCACTCGCAGACACTGTATGCGACTTTCGGCCACCTGCCGGGCCTCAAGGTCGTTATTCCATCCAATGCTCATGACGCAAAGGGGATGATGGCGGCCGCGATTTCCGATCCGAATCCGGTGGTCTTCATGTTCCACAAGGCGCTGCAGGGCATGGGCTGGCTGGGGACTGTTCCCCGTTCGATCACACACGTGCCGGAAGAGCGCTACACGATCGCACTCGACCGCGCGCACATCGCCCGTGAAGGCCGGGACATCACACTGGTCGGCCTTGGCCATACCGTGCACCTGGCGCTCGATGCCGCAGCCGAGCTGGAAGGCGAGGGGATTGAGGCGGAAGTCATCGACCTGCGCAGCATCGCGCCGCTGGATCGGGAAACCATCCTGGCATCTGTTGCCAGGACCGGGGCGCTCATCAGTGTGGATGACGATTATCATTCCTATGGCGTCGGCGCAGAGATCCTGGCCAGTGTCGCGGAGCAGGATGACCTTCGCCTGAAAGTGCCGCCGAAGCGCATTTCCTATCCGGACATCCCGGTGCCGTTCGCACCCGAAATGGAGCATTTCGTGCTGCCCAATGCGGATAAGATCGTCACTATGACCCGCAAGCTTCTGAAGGAGAGCGCAAATGTCTGAGATACGTATTCCCGACGATTGCTGGGACGATGACAGCGAAGGCGCCATTTCCACCTGGTATTTCGATGATGGCGACAAGGTCGCGCTTGGAGATGTTGTCTGCGAGGTCATGAACGAAAAGGTGTCGACAGAGATCCTCGCACCTGCCTCCG
Coding sequences:
- a CDS encoding alpha-ketoacid dehydrogenase subunit beta → MEKKRKLTIAKAMSEAIALEMRASSDVLVMGEDIAKLGGVFGNTQGLLDEFGPDRVRDTPISETAFIGTAVGMAAAGMKPVVELMFVDFFGVCMDAIYNLAAKQSYFSGGNVTCPMVLMTSVGGGYGDAGQHSQTLYATFGHLPGLKVVIPSNAHDAKGMMAAAISDPNPVVFMFHKALQGMGWLGTVPRSITHVPEERYTIALDRAHIAREGRDITLVGLGHTVHLALDAAAELEGEGIEAEVIDLRSIAPLDRETILASVARTGALISVDDDYHSYGVGAEILASVAEQDDLRLKVPPKRISYPDIPVPFAPEMEHFVLPNADKIVTMTRKLLKESANV
- a CDS encoding lipoyl domain-containing protein, which translates into the protein MSEIRIPDDCWDDDSEGAISTWYFDDGDKVALGDVVCEVMNEKVSTEILAPASGILKIEVLAETPVKKGAVIASVSS